In the genome of Mytilus edulis chromosome 3, xbMytEdul2.2, whole genome shotgun sequence, one region contains:
- the LOC139515456 gene encoding uncharacterized protein, whose translation MFQLRIHPVLANEMSKQLTEDETSLLSRGLNFCPVPGPVNDTKLSEELDYFARSLRIKEHFASKEDDSTTSDSDSDDSNEYRFRKKSNWVPKPSKNTTLESFIDNVKTDILTNVKINNQTYDNLTPDERVALTNLRDNDDIVIKPADKGSAVVVMDKSNYVQEAIRQLDDDRFYKKLNSDPTLQFSEEITECLKEMCDNNIIDIDTFKYLKPENSKPGRFYLLPKIHKPGNPGRPIVSANGHPTEKISEFVDYYLRPHVDNLPSFIKDSTDYLLKMQDLNPLPANTTLVTMDVTSLYTNIPHADGIEACREVWDSRSPKIPPTDCLVEMLTMVLKKNNFTFQGEHYLQTNGTAMGTKMAPSYANIFMGKFEKQLLECSIEKPLSWYRFIDDVDMKWDKGDQKLQTFITNANNQHPTIKFTHETSNSTINFLDTSSTLSNYQKGDPALSMSPRKKL comes from the exons ATGTTCCAATTACGTATACATCCAGTATTAGCAAATGAGATGAg CAAACAACTTACTGAGGACGAAACGTCATTACTATCCAGAGGCCTAAACTTTTGTCCAGTCCCTGGTCCAGTGAATGATACTAAATTGTCTGAGGAACTGGATTATTTTGCCAGGAGCCTCCGCATCAAGGAACATTTTGCATCGAAAGAGGACGATAGCACCACCTCAGATAGTGACTCTGATGACTCCAATGAATATAGATTTAGAAAGAAAAGCAACTGGGTCCCTAAACCAAGCAAAAACACCACCTTAGAATCATTTATAGACAATGTTAAAACGGATATacttacaaatgtaaaaataaacaatcagACCTATGATAATTTAACACCTGATGAACGTGTGGCTTTGACAAATTTGAGAGATAATGACGACATTGTTATTAAACCTGCAGACAAAGGGAGTGCAGTTGTCGTCATGGACAAATCTAACTATGTCCAAGAGGCCATTCGCCAATTAGATGATGAccgattttacaaaaaacttaattCGGACCCCACCCTCCAATTCAGCGAGgaaataacagaatgtttaaagGAAATGTGTGACAATAACATCATTGATATAGatactttcaaatatttaaaacctgAAAATTCAAAACCTGGGCGATTCTACCTGCTCCCTAAAATTCATAAACCTGGTAACCCAGGTAGACCAATCGTCTCAGCTAATGGTCATCCCACCGAAAAAATatccgaattcgttgattactatCTTCGACCACATGTAGACAACTTGCCATCTTTTATTAAAGATTCTACAGATTACTTACTAAAGATGCAGGATTTAAACCCTCTACCTGCCAATACTACTCTTGTCACTATGGATGTCACCTCTCTCTATACGAATATTCCCCATGCGGATGGTATTGAAGCATGTAGAGAAGTTTGGGACTCTCGATCTCCTAAAATTCCACCTACTGATTGCTTAGTTGAAATGCTTACTATGGTCTTGAAAAAGAACAACTTCACATTCCAAGGAGAACACTATTTACAGACAAATGGCACTGCTATGGGTACAAAAATGGCTCCATCTTATGCCAATATATTCATGGGTAAATTTGAAAAGCAACTGCTGGAGTGCTCCatcgaaaaaccgctttcctggtATCGATTTATTGATGACGTTGACATGAAATGGGACAAGGGAGACCAAAAATTACAAACTTTTATAACAAATGCTAACAATCAACACCCTACCATCAAATTCACCCATGAAACATCTAATTCCACCATAAACTTCCTTGATACATCTAGCACCCTCTCT AATTACCAAAAAGGTGATCCTGCCCTGTCAATGTCACcaagaaaaaaattgtaa